One Saimiri boliviensis isolate mSaiBol1 chromosome 17, mSaiBol1.pri, whole genome shotgun sequence genomic window carries:
- the PRKAR1A gene encoding cAMP-dependent protein kinase type I-alpha regulatory subunit — translation MECGNTAASEEARSLRECELYVQKHNIQALLKDSIVQLCTARPERPMAFLREYFERLEKEEAKQIQNLQKAGTRTDSREDEISPPPPNPVVKGRRRRGAISAEVYTEEDAASYVRKVIPKDYKTMAALAKAIEKNVLFSHLDDNERSDIFDAMFPVSFIAGETVIQQGDEGDNFYVIDQGEMDVYVNNEWATSVGEGGSFGELALIYGTPRAATVKAKTNVKLWGIDRDSYRRILMGSTLRKRKMYEEFLSKVSILESLDKWERLTVADALEPVQFEDGQKIVVQGEPGDEFFIILEGSAAVLQRRSENEEFVEVGRLGPSDYFGEIALLMNRPRAATVVARGPLKCVKLDRPRFERVLGPCSDILKRNIQQYNSFVSLSV, via the exons ATGGAGTGTGGCAATACTGCCGCCAGCGAGGAGGCACGCAGCCTTCGAGAATGTGAGCTCTACGTCCAGAAGCACAACATTCAAGCACTGCTCAAAGATTCTATTGTGCAGTTGTGCACTGCTCGACCTGAGAGACCCATGGCATTCCTCAGGGAATACTTTGAGAGGTTggagaag GAGGAGGCAAAACAGATTCAGAATCTGCAGAAAGCAGGCACTCGTACAGACTCAAGGGAGGATGAAATCTCTCCTCCTCCACCCAACCCAGTGGTTAAAGGTCGGAGGCGACGAGGTGCTATCAGCGCTGAGGTCTATACAGAGGAAGATGCCGCCTCGTATGTTAGAAAG GTTATACCAAAAGATTACAAGACAATGGCTGCTTTAGCCAAAGCTATCGAAAAGAATGTGCTGTTTTCACATCTCGATGATAATGAGAGAAG TGATATTTTTGATGCCATGTTTCCAGTCTCCTTTATTGCAGGAGAGACTGTTATTCAGCAAG GTGATGAAGGAGATAACTTCTATGTGATTGATCAAGGAGAGATGGAT GTCTATGTCAACAATGAATGGGCAACCAGTGTTGGGGAAGGAGGGAGCTTTGGAGAACTTGCTTTGATTTATGGAACACCTAGAGCAGCCACTGTCAAAGCAAAGACAAATGTGAAATTGTGGGGTATCGACCGAGACAGCTATAGAAGAATCCTCATG ggaaGCACACTGAGAAAGCGGAAGATGTATGAGGAATTCCTTAGTAAAGTCTCTATTTTAG AGTCTCTGGACAAGTGGGAACGTCTTACAGTAGCTGATGCATTGGAGCCAGTGCAGTTTGAAGATGGGCAGAAGATTGTGGTGCAGGGAGAACCGGGGGATGAGTTCTTCATTATTTTAGAG GGATCAGCTGCTGTGCTACAACGTCGGTCAGAAAATGAAGAGTTtgttgaagtgggaagattggGTCCTTCTGATTATTTTG GTGAAATCGCACTACTGATGAATCGTCCTCGTGCTGCCACCGTCGTTGCTCGTGGCCCCTTGAAGTGCGTTAAGCTGGACCGACCTAGATTTGAACGTGTTCTTGGCCCATGCTCAGACATCCTCAAACGAAACATCCAGCAGTACAACAGTTTTGTGTCACTGTCTGTCTGA